From Felis catus isolate Fca126 chromosome B4, F.catus_Fca126_mat1.0, whole genome shotgun sequence:
CTGTTGGGATGGGAGTCAGGAGGGACAGCAGGATAGCCTGAGGGtctagaaacagaatagaaaattttcaGCCTTCAGCACATCCTGGACTAAAAAAAGAGTGAAGTGGAGAGAAGGGGAATTGAAACTGAGGTCTGCTATGTCACCCCCACTCCCTTGCTTCCCATTAAACCACCCAGCCAGCCCTGGTCAGGCCAGCAGGACTACTAAAGTGAGGAAACTTCTGACAAAGGATAGATGAACCACCCAATCCCCAAGATCAGAAGataaggagggggggggggcacatgggAAGGCAAGAACAGGACTGATCCATGCCTCACCTCGTAACAACACAAAAGTATGAAGATGAAAAACCTGAGGCCCACCCCCCCAGTGCCCTTGGTCCCAAACACACCCCCATGGTCTTGCTCTCCCTATCTTCCCCACAAGCTCCTGAGGAACAGATctaaggatgaggaggaggaccAGTTGAACACTGGGCTGGTAAGAGTGAGTGggctcctctcttctccccactaACAAGGCAGGGCAGAATGGTATCTCCTTGGGAACAGTCATCTAGAGATAAACACCACCCCCCTGCCCtaagcaggagagagaggtaCACAGGAAGATGGTGGTGGAAAATCCACCATCCATCCTATCATCCAGAAAAACCCAcctgcagaggagagaggaacCAGTGCAAGTGGGACAGCCTTCCCTCTACCTTCTTCCCTTTATCTCATCAACATGGGAGAGGCAGATGATAGGCTAGAGCGGGCagtgtcctggctcccagcctcgAGCTGcactccacccctccacccttcccccGGCCCCTGCATATATATCTctctatacatgtatatacacgcgcacacatgcacgcacacacagagagGCCCGTGCAATTTCCATGTAGAACGGGGAGAGGGtggcaaaggaaaggaagacgGGGAATAGGAGAAGGAcctgtggggaaagggaagggactCAGATGCCAAGAGCACAGCAACCAGAGCCAAACGAAGCGAACGAAGAGAataccccaccccacctcccaaacCCAAGGATGAGGGGGGCCACCCCATGAAACCATAAcaaccttgtttttgttttaaatccgaTAAATTGGAATGATTCATCATCAGGACAACAACTGGGGACTGGTCATggacagggaagaggaggggaggcaggggaggcaaGGCTCTTGTTGGGCATGCGGACGTGATACCCAGGGCCCTGGCCACACTGGCAacgggaaggaaggggcaggactGGGGTAGGGAGACAGTAGGTGTgtcaggggtgggtggggtggtcGAATAGGGCTGCCTGGCTCTCACTTCTTGTTTTTGAGCTGATTGGCCAGCCAGTCCAGGCCTTCGTACAGCCCGTCCCCGCTGGTGGCACAGGTGGCCTGAATGTACCAGTTGCGGTGACGCAGGGAATGCAGGCCCAACTTGTCTGTGATCTCGGCAGCGTTCATAGCATTAGGCAAATCCTGGAGCGcgaggaagacacacaaaaaggAGCCTCAGGATCTTTCAAAGGCTTCTAGAGCACCCATCTACCAAAGAGATGTGTACCAgcaccctctcctcctcctccattgtAGGAGCCAGAACAAGGTCCTAAGGAGCAGCTTTGGATTTAGTCATCCTAGAGCCACAGATTCAAGGCACTAAAGGTCATTCCACTGGGGAGCTGCAAACCAAATATGGGGTTGGTAGGGAAGTGGAGAGGTGATTCAGACTGGGCAAAGAATCATGTCTGCCTGACTGCAGGAGTGAGGGCAGTTCCACTAAAGTAGACATCAGGGAAGACGAAGGAGGGATTTGAGGTGATGTATCTACCACACCAAATCTCTGAGGACAGAAATGTTGCTAATTAAAGCTGGGTGGGGGACAAGAAGAGGAACATAAAGAAGCCAGCTAATCGTATTTCCCACACTTCCAAAATTGAGAACACAGGGCTTCCCCTACAATAAGCCCCAAGGCTCATGATTTCTACAGCCAGGTTGTCATCTCTCAAAtccaggggtggggagaagtcTCACCTGTTTATTTGCAAAGACAAGGAGCACTGCATCCCGGAGTTCATCCTCTGCCAGCATCCTCATCAGTTCCTCCCGGGCCTCATTTACTCGCTCCCGATCATTGCTGTCGACCACAAATATCAACCCTAGGGAGGCAGAGCATGGGCTGCACAAGACAGCAGATGAACTCCCCCTCCCCGCACACACACCACCAAAAGACAACACCCTCCACATGCCCTCCAAATATttgctccctttcctcctttgttcCCACCCCTAGGAGTTGCAGCCGGGCAAGAACTGGCTGCCCATAACCAAAAATGAAGGTCATTCCTTCTGCTCATACCCAACCAACCCGTGCCAACCTGGGCAATTCATATTCCATACCTTGGGTGTTCTGGAAGTAGTGTCTCCAGAGAGGCCGAATCTTGTCCTGGCCACCCACATCCCAAACCGTGAAGCTGATATTCTTGTACTCCACTGTTTCCACGTTGAACCCTTTGGAAAAAACAATGGCCACTTGGCCTCAAACACCAGGCCTGCGAACAATACCCAGGTGGGTTCATTTCTGTTTCCCCCAGCCTGGCTATGATCCTAGCAAAGGAAACTAAGGCTTTCTCAGGCCTGGTATTCCCTGACCTAAaggccaaaaagagaaaaagaggaagagaatgagaagggcCAGTCAGGAGGTTCACAATCGCCTGGGTAACATGAGCTAACcttctccactcattctctcagtctttgcctctccctcctgcAAAGAAATGACTCAGCCCCATTCCTGTACCTCAGCCACCAGAGTCTGCCACAGCTAAGAAGTAGGGCCTGGGAAACACGGTGAAGAAAAAGTGAGCTATAGTCCTGGAGCCCCAAATGCAGAACCAATGGACAATGATGATCTGGAGCCCCATCAATAAGGcaaattctctccctcccacaggCAGGTCTTAACCAGGATCAGGGCCACTGAGGATCTAAACCGAACCAACTCCTGGCCCCTGGCAGGAACATCAAAGCCTTTCACCCGCTTTCcaaacaacacaaagaataaaCCAGCTCAGTGCCTCAGGGCGACTGTTCAGTGCCAGGCTTCGGAAGTTCCCGCATCAGAGAGGACCAGGGTAGGTGGGCAAACGGCAGCCCCAGCACCTGCTAGTAAGCTAAATAACCATCCTTCCCTGAATCCCCCCAAGTTGCATGGACTTGCCTGGTGGCCAGGTGGGGGATCTAGGAACAGGCCCCCTGCCTGGCTCAGCTGTTGGCATGAGAGCCTACATCTAAGCTGTACCCTTACCGATGGTGGGGATGGTAGTGACGATCTCCCCCAGTTTCAGCTTATACAGGATGGTGGTCTTTCCTGCGGCATCCAGGCCCACCATCAGGATACGCATCTCCTTCTTCCCGATCAGGCTCTTGAGAAGGTTTCCAAAGATATTACCCATGATCACAGCAACCACTTTCTGAGGACAGGCGGGCTCAAGTGGGGGCAGTGGCAGTCTGGTTTTGGCCTGGCCCCTGGTATGGAGAACTTGATCCTAGGCAAAGAAACATAAACTCATTACCACCATCTGCTAGTCAGGATCTCGTGCAAATGGGATTTGCCAAAGTCATAGCTGGAGTTCATGCCAAACTGAGAGCCTGAGAGGACTAGGAAGATCAAGTCCTACTCAGACACATCCTGAGTCTTTGggagcagagagacaaagcactGAACACTCAGGACCCCTGCTCTGCTAGTAATATACCCATGTGACTTTGGACGAGTTATTTCACCCATCCATATCTGCCCCTATAAATGGAGGGGGTTGAACTAGATGACTTCTAGAGTCCCTTGAGTTCTGACACTCTATACCATATAAGGTCTTATGAGACCATGaatgcccctccctccctcagccttACCCTGAGACTCCCGgaaaggctgggagaggagggagtggaATGAGGAGTGGCTCTTTGTGACTCCTGACAAGGTTTGGGCTTGCCAGGTTCCCAAGGTCTAGGCTCTCTGCTCAAATCAAGGGACTctacttcttccctttctctactTCTATAATTCTACCTTCCTTCCACACACCAAAATCaatgaggaagaaataagaaagtaacACTCCCTAAAAGAGGCTGATCCTTTCCACTTTGTGAAGTGCCAGCTGCTCAAGTTGTTCCCGTTCATACAACCGTACACCAAGctgggagatggggtggggagaggctccCCCTCATTCCTCAGCCATTCCTAGGCTCCCCCTCATTCCTAGGCTCACTGTGGCCCATCCAAGGACAGCTTTTCTACATTCTCACCTGCAATGAGGCAGTCACCTcattccctgcctcttccccccacccctttcagtCTATTCTCCACATAGCCAGACTgcttttaaaaccaaaatcaGGTCATGCTGCTTCTCGGTTCAACCCTCTCTTGGCTTCGTATCTCCTTTTCAGTAAAACCCAAAGCCATACCGTGGCTTACAAGGTCCTGCATGATCTGCATTCCCCTGCTTCTGTTGTTACATCCTCTACTGCTCTCCCTTTGGATCACTCCACTTCAACTCCCCAACACCTTCTTGTCTCAAAGCTTTTGTACTTGCTCTTCACTCTGCCCTGAGTTAACCTTCCCAGAgtactccctcacttccttcaggcaTCCATTTGAGTATCACCTTATCAAAGAGGCCTTCTACAACCACcaaaacatacacacatcacTCTCTACCCCATTTATCCCACTTCACTGTTCTTCATAGCATTTCTCAGCATCAGACACATCACACATTTGTTTCTTGCTGTTGTGTTTTTCTCCTCCTACAATGTCGgctctttattttgttcactgctgtgttccCGGTACCTTgactagtgcctggcacatagcagtgGAACAAATGAACTAAAATAGTAAGGTCTATAACTGGCCTTACTAGCAGCTCACTCAGATTGGAAGCTTATGCCCGGTACGTACTAGGAACTTAACAAATACCTGCTAAAAAAGTGAAGACGACAGCAGTTAAGAACCACTATGAAGGTACAAAatgcccatcctcccaccctaCTACCTATTGCCCCCAAAGACAAAATCAGAGtcactcattttctcttcttccctcccttctctatGGAACAGGACAGCCACAGAAATGCATCTTTGAAACAACAATGAAACAGGGGTTCAGAATCGCCCATGCCAGCCAGTTCTCTGTGCCTGCAGGAGACATGCGTCAGCAGGCAGCTTATTCAGCAATCACCATATGCCAGCTGCTGGCATTCTCTATAGAGTCTGGGAACCagaggcgcacacacacacaccccaaacccagcaggcGAAGGAACAGGTCAAGACAGAGTGCACCCAAACCCAAGAATGTAAAAGGTGGATGGGTAGGAATCCTATTTACAAGCTAAAGCATGGGGGGTTTAGTGGGAGTTTAGCTGTTTTCTCAAAAACTATTTCAGTTCTGTTTGTTTCCTACTCTCCTCAGTTTGCAGCAAATTCCAGACTAGCACAAAGGAGCCAGATCAACAGCCCCTGGAGACCAAAGTACTAGTTtgtccaaaaaaacagaaacaatgagTGCTTACGGAGTGTTTCATCTTCAAAGGCCTTCTCAGACATCCACTAATGAGCCAGGCGTGGTGCTCCTGGTAGGTTCCTCAGATGAGCCCTGCCCCTGACCCAAAGGGCTCACACCCCAGAGAGAGGACCTGGCTCAACCTTAGGGCTCAACTTCAGCCAAGTCGCCCACTAGCCATCGTCCCTGCCCATCCTGCCTCAACCCACCCAGGCAGACAGATCCCAGAGGATCCCTGAGGCAGGAGGGGACATCTGCCCAACTAATAAGATTAGATTCCATCAACCCCAGCAATCTGTAGTAGTCAGATTTCCGGTCCTGCCACCATCACCTACAGAAATTTAAATCTTCCCCAAGTCTTCCTACTTTTATATCTTGTCTCCTGCTCAGGTGTCCTTTTCTACAGCTCCAGATGATACTTTCCTTTAAGACTTTGGTAACAGGCTTCGGCCCAGATTCTGTATTAAACTTATGCCACACATTTATCTTGCTGTCCTTCGAGAATGAAATTATTGCTGAGTAAATGATTATCAACTGTGAGTACAGCAGTGACTGAAAAATACCCCTTGCCCCCAAACATATAAACCTTGTACTTTGGTTTGCTTCTTT
This genomic window contains:
- the ARF3 gene encoding ADP-ribosylation factor 3, producing the protein MGNIFGNLLKSLIGKKEMRILMVGLDAAGKTTILYKLKLGEIVTTIPTIGFNVETVEYKNISFTVWDVGGQDKIRPLWRHYFQNTQGLIFVVDSNDRERVNEAREELMRMLAEDELRDAVLLVFANKQDLPNAMNAAEITDKLGLHSLRHRNWYIQATCATSGDGLYEGLDWLANQLKNKK